TGATTTGATTACCGAAGCCACCGCCGCGTATCTGATCCAGCAGATTGATCATGGCGCGGAAGCGGTGCAATTGTTCGACAGTTGGGCCGGTGCGTGTGATGAGGGTTTGTTCCGTCGGTATTGCATTCAGCCCGCAAAAACCATTGTGAACTTGATCCGGGCATCGCACCCGGACGTTCCAATCATTGGCTTTCCGCGGCAAGCGGGACGATTGGCGCTGGATTACGTTCAGGGCACGGGCGTGAACGCCATTGGCATTGATCAAATGATCCCGACGCGCTGGGCCGCGCAAAGTTTGCAGCCACTGGCGTGCGTGCAGGGCAATCTGGACCCGGTCTGTTTGCTGACTGGCGGGGATGCGATGCGCGACAATGTGCAATCCATTCTGGACAATCTGGCGGGCGGTCCGTTCGTGTTCAATCTGGGTCACGGCATCATCAAGGAAACACCGCCGGATCATGTGGCGCAATTGGTCGCGATGGTGCGTGAATATTCAACAGACAAAACGTAAAGATCATGACACAGGAAAAAATCGCCGTTGTTTTGTTCAATCTGGGCGGGCCGGACAAGGCGGAATCCATTCGCCCGTTCCTGCTGAATTTCTTCATGGATAAAAACATTATCCGTGCGCCATTGCCGATCCGCGCATTGGTCGCCCGCGCCATTGCGAACAAGCGCACAAAGAACGAGGCCGGAACGTCGTATGGCTTTATGGGCGGGCGTTCGCCGCTGCTGGAGAACACGCAAAAACAGGCCGACGCCTTGCAAAAGTACCTGCAAAATACGCAGGGCGCGAAAGCGTGGAAATGCTTTATCGCCATGCGCTATTGGCATCCGATGAGCGATGAGACCGCCCGCGCCGTGGCTGCGTATAATCCGGACCGAATCGTTCTGGTGCCGCTGTACCCGCAATTTTCGACCACCACGACATGGTCGTCTCTGCAACAATGGCGCAAGGCGGCCGATGCGATTGGGCTGGATAAACCGGAAAGCCTGCTGTGTTGTTATCCGACGGAAGACGGGTTTGTGCAGGCGTCGGCCAAACATGTGCGCGCAACCTATGATGCGGCGATTGCCGCCGGGCACACGCCCCGTATTTTGTTTTCCGCGCACGGCCTGCCGGAAAAAGTGGTGAAGGACGGCGATCCGTATCAATGGCAATGCGAACAAACCGCCGCCGCGATTGTGCGGGCCGCCGGGTTGGACAATGCCGATTGGATGTCGTGTTACCAAAGCCGCGTGGGCCCGTTAAAATGGATTGGCCCATCAACGGATGAAGCGTTGGAACAAGCGGGCCGCGATAAAATCGGCGTGATTGTATATCCGCACGCCTTTGTCAGCGAACACGTGGAAACATTGGTTGAAATCGAAATCGAATATCGTCACAAGGCGGATGAATTGGGTCTGCCGTATTTTGGGCGCGTGAATACGGTTATGGACGCACCGGATTTTATCGCCGGACTGGCCAAGCAGATTGATCTGCGCCTAAACGGCGAAAAAATCGCCGCGCACGACAATCAACCATCCATCTGCCCGGCGGAATTTTCGCAATGCTGCCAGCGTCGCGGGCAGGATCTCGTCAACCGTAAACATCAACAGAAAGCCGCATAAATGGCCTCTTTCCTGCTGACCTATTACCTTTGGATCAAAGCGCTGCATATCATCGCGATCATCGCGTGGATGGCGGGAATGTTATATCTGCCGCGCCTGTACGTCTATCACGCCGACGCGCCCAAGGGATCGGACAAGAGCGAAACGTTCAAGGTGATGGAGCGTCGCTTGCTGCGCTTTATCATGAATCCGGCGATGATTGCGTCACTGGTCTTTGGCGTTCTGATGATCTGGGCCAATCCGGATCTGATGAAACAGGGATGGATGCACGCCAAGCTGGGCTTGATTGTTTTGATGTTCGGCCTGCACGGCGTATTTTCAAAATGGCGCAAAGTGTTTGAGCGTGATGAAAACACCCGTTCCGCGAAATTTTATAAAATCTGGAACGAGGCCCCGACCCTTTTGATGATCATCATTGTGATTATGGCGGTGGCAGAACCGTTCTAAAGGGGACGCTCTAAACGATCCGTTTAATGAATGCGCAAAACCGGGGTGAGTTCATCCCGGTTTTTGTTTGTGGCGCAAAGGGCGGCGCGGATTTCATTGACGCCATAATGAACAACGCTGCGATCATCCTTGGGCGCGCTGGCCAGATCCCAGATATGTGCATAAAGATCCGCCGCACCGGCATAGGTTTTGGTGGCCGGCAGTTGCAGCAACAATTGCGGATCGTTGTCCAGCATGAAGCGGGCGGCATCCTGAAACGTTTCGCTTAAAGGGTCGTGATGGCCGGGGTCGGTATTGTCGACCACCAGCCCGCGGTCATTCGCCACCTCCTGCAACAGCACCAGCAGGGCGGGCAGGGTGCGGGCGCGAATGGTCAGGGCGGCGGCCTCGATGATCAGGTCCCGGGGGTTGTTGCGCACGCTGGCGTAATCATTCATGCCGTGCAGGATGCGGAATATGGCGTGGCGCAGCGGACGGCCGGTTTTGTCCATGGCATTGCCCGGCGTCGCCGTCAGGGCATAGCGCCCGGCAGGGTCAATATCATGACGCAGGGACAGGGCATCCGTTCCGGCGAGGACGGCCAGCACGCGCGCGAAATCCAACGCCAGCATGCCAAAGGCCTGGGCGTCCGGGGTCGGCGGAGAAGAGGGCGTGTCCATCGTAACCATGATCAGAATACTCCTTGAAAATATTATGGGAACTATGGCGATGCGGGCCCGGCCTGTCAACAAAAACCACCGGAAAAAGGCCGGAACGCGGGCGTGGGGTGATGGGGGCGGCATAAAAACTTGACGCACCTGCCCCTTTTGGGTATAAAAGCCCTGTCTTTGACGACTATATCCCACACATTACCGGTTTTTTTGGAACGCCCGCCACGACGAACAGCCTTGGGCCGCCCGCGGTAAAACCTGTGACAGAGCACCGCGGCCGCAGACAAGACGGGCCGTTTGGATGGCGGACGGGATCAAGACAAAATTAACAACCCCATGGAATAATTGAGGAACGGCAGCTCGAAAGCGCCATCAGGATCAAAACAGGCCCACATCATTCAGCGCGGCCACCCATCCCCCAGACTTTCCTTTCAGAGATTTTTTCAGCTTAACCAAGCCAACAAGGTGAATATTGCATGAACCTGCAAGAACTGAAAACACGGTCCCCGGCCGAATTGCTCGCGTTTGCGGAGGAGTTGGGTCTCGATAACTGCAACACCATGCGCAAACAGGACATGATGTTTGCCATTTTGAAACAGCTGGCCGAGGAAGGGGTGCCCATCGCCGGGGCGGGGGTTTTGGAAGTGCTGCAGGACGGGTTCGGGTTCCTGCGTTCCCCGGAAGAAAACTATTTGCCGGGCCCGGACGATATTTACGTTTCCCCCTCGCAAGTGCGCCGTTTTGGCCTGCGGACCGGGGATATTGTTGAGGGCGAAATTCGCGCCCCGAAAGATTCCGAACGCTACTTCGCCCTTCTCAAGGTCGGCTCGATCAACGGAGAAGCCCCGGAAAAGATCCGCCACCGCATCAACTTCGACAACCTGACCCCGCTGTATCCGGAACGCAAAATCAAGCTGGAGCTGGCGGACCCGACGAAAAAGGGCATGTCCCAGCGTGTGATCGAACTGGTCAGCCCGCTGGGCTTCGGCCAGCGGGCGTTGATCGTCGCTCCGCCGCGGACCGGTAAAACCGTTTTGATGCAGGACATCGCCCATTCCATTGCCACCAACCACCCGGATGCGTATTTGATCGTTCTGTTGATCGACGAACGCCCGGAAGAAGTGACGGACATGGCCCGGAGCGTACGCGGCGAGGTTATTTCCTCCACCTTCGACGAACCGGCGGCCCGCCACGTTCAGGTGGCCGAAATGGTCATGGAAAAGGCCAAGCGCCTGGTTGAACATAAACGTGACGTGATCATTCTGCTGGACTCCATCACCCGCCTGGCCCGGGCGTACAACACCGTTGTGCCATCATCCGGTAAAGTTTTGACCGGTGGTGTGGACGCCAACGCCCTGCAGCGTCCGAAACGCTTCTTCGGTGCGGCCCGTAACATTGAACAGGGCGGTTCGTTGACCATTATCGCCACGGCCCTGATCGAAACCGGGTCCCGTATGGACGAGGTTATTTTCGAAGAATTCAAAGGCACCGGTAACAGCGAAATCGTTCTGGACCGCAAGATTTCCGACAAGCGCGTCTTCCCGGCCATCGACATTCAGAAATCCGGTACACGGAAAGAAGAATTGCTGGTCGACAAGGCGACATTGTCCAAAATGTGGGTTCTGCGCCGTATCCTCAACCCGATGGGCACCACCGATGCGGTGGAGTTCCTGATCGACAAGATGCGCGACACGAAATCAAACGACGATTTCTTCCAGGCGATGAACCAGTAGAAATTTTTTCATGCAGACCAATTGTGAAAACGCCCCGGCATATTCGGGGCGTTTTTTTGTCCGCGTGTTTTGTGCTGTACGGTAAGTGCGGGCGCCGGGCCGCACATTAGGATGACACACTCTTGCCACAGGGCGGGTTAGATAAAATTATCCATTGTTTTTAATAAGTTACCAATCAATTTCGAAACGAAAGACATGGACGGGAAAGCGTTATAAGCCTTAGGATTAAAGAAGGTAGCGTATCTTTTCTTTCATCGCACAGGGTCGTTTTTTGCGCGGACTGGTTTCAGTCCGATGCGATCGGCTGTGCCTTTTTCAATGGTGGGTATCATGTCTGTCATTCTTTCCCGTGGGCGTATCATGCCCAAAAAAAACACATCCAAAAGAACAGCCCTGGCCGCGTTGGCGGCTGTCATGATCTTGGCCCCGGTTACGCCGGCGCGGGCCTTTGAAACCAGTTCCCCGACCAACACGGAAGCGGCGGCGATTGTGCCTTTTTCCCTGAAGTTGCCGTTGCCGGAGGCGGATGGGTGCCTGCCCTTATTGCACAAATCGACGGGCGAAAACCCGGCCTATGCCATGGATCAAACGCGTCGGATTCAGGGCGAATCCGCATCGGTTTCGATTGTTCTGGGCGTGCGTTTTGCGCTGGGCCCGGATATCAAGCGCCATCCGTCGCGCCGCGATGATGCGGATGATGATGTGGCCTTTGGCGCGTGGGCGGTGCGCGATGATGGCGTCGGCAATTCCCAGGCGCTGGCCATGTCGGAATATCGCCGTTGCCGCGCACAGCTGCAGGATGATCGGTATTGAGGGCCGGATCTGTTAAACGGGCCCACCCAGTGTGGCGGTGATTTTGGCTTTTAATGTTGCGTGTTCATCCCGCAGGGTGACAAGCGCCTGTTTGTGGTCTTTGTGGCGGCGATATGCGCCGGGCAGGCCACAGAACGCGGCCAGCATCAAAAACCCCACAAACCACGTCGTCGGATCGCGTACGATGCGATCTTTTGCCCGCACCTGGTCCCGCACAGGATCATAATCGTTCAGGCATCTCAGGGCCGCGTCACCGTCCAACAGCGTTGTTTTTTCGGCGGATGTGGTGTTGCGCTCCACGCAAGCCTTGTCCCTGGCGGTCAAAATGATGTGTTTTTGCAGGGTGTTATACGCGGCATAATCGCGGGCGCTGGCGGTAAAAGCGGCGGCAAACGTGCCGTTGGCATTCTGGGTGTTTTCGTGCGCGGCTTTTTCGATGGTTCCCTTTATGCTCATGGCAAGGGCGAAGGGCAGGATCGCCGTGATGAAGGCAAACCGTTGAAAATCGTCGCGCAGGGCGCTGCGACGATTCAGTTCAGTGCGCAATTCCCGCATCCGTGCATAATCAGCGCGCAGGCCGTCAATGCTCGTGTGTTCTGCGGATGGTGTCTCGATCGGCGTATCGGGCATTGTGCGGCTTTCTATCGGCGGGGAACAATTGGCTTTGGCTTAAAAATCTCGACGGGCAGGTCGAGCATATCGGCTTTTTCCTTCATATTGCTCTGATAGGCGGCCTCGCCATTCTTTACCAGCGCGCGCGTTTTTTGTTGTTTCACAAACAGCGCCACAGCCGCGAAGGCCAGCACCAGCGTCATGCCGCCAAAGGCGGGAACGGCGGGTGTTTCGGTCTCCGCGTCCTTCGCCGCATTATACACAAACAGCGTGTTGGCACATGCGGCACCCGTAACAACCCCCGCGATGGGGGTCATGCGGCTATAAAGGGCGAGTGCGCGCACCCGCGTTTCATGCTGGCGGATTTGCGCATTCAGCGTATCCAGCCGATCCATCGCGGCGGAGAAATCAATGTTTGTGTCTGGGCCGGTGTCGCGGTCGTTTTGCATGGTCTATTCCGGTTTGGGGTACAGTTTGCGGACCAGCATTTCGCGTTCCGCAATCACATCCACCAGCGCGGCGGATTGTTTTTGAATGGCCCTGTTTTGCAGGAATGCGCGCTTGGCCAGAACCCCCGTCGCCAGCGCAAAAACCAGCGCCAGGCCCGCCAGATCGCCCGGGGCGTCGTGCCGATCGGACAGGCTGGTCGCGCCATATAATCCACCGCAGGCCAGTGTGCTGAGGCCCGTGGCCCCGGCGGTCACGCTGGTCAGGTGATGGCGCTGCAGAAGGCTTCTGTGGTTTTCCAGCTGCGCGTTTAGCGTGGACAGGCGGTCGTGATCGGTGCTGGTCATTTAAAAATCCTGATGCGTGTGGGCCTTGATGCGGGCGTGCAGAATGCGGTGACGATCCACGTTGGCGTGATGCGTGGGCATGGCGGTGTCGACTTCTTGTCGCAGGGTTTTGGCCTTGCGCAGTAAAACGGTTGCGCACAGCGCGAAGACGAGGCTGATCGACCCCGTGACAGCCACAAACCCATCTTTGGTGTCGTTGGCGGTCAGGTTGGTGTGAACCGTTTCGCTGTAAAAAGGGGCGGCCCCGGCTGCGGCGGTGAGGGCGCAGACTGCGCCCGCAACAATTCCGTTGGTTTTGCATTCAAAACGGCGGCGTTCCAGTTGCGCAAGCGTTGTAAACCCTTTGCGCAGGGATTTGATTTCGGCCAGATCGCGCTGCAAATCCTGCATCGCGGCGGCGTGTGCCGGGTTGGTATAGGCGGGTGGTCCCTGTTCCATGGTCTCTGTTCTCTTGCTTTTGATGATGTGCGAGACGGCCCGTACCCTAGGGCTGGAGGGTGCGGGCCGTCAAGGGAAAGGGTTATATTAGAAAACCCTATAATTCCGGCTTGGGCAACGCCTTCTGGCGGAGCAGGCCGGGCAGGGGTTCGCCATCATACAGCGGATTGTTGCGGATGGCCTTGCAAGCCGCGTGATGGGGGCGAATGCGGTTCCAGAAAATACCAACGCCTTTGTAGAGCGCCAGGCTCGACCCGAAAATGCACAGCAGCCAGGCGGTGCTCAGATCCTTGCCGTCTAGTGTGTCCAGCGACGGATTGCGCGGCGGTTGTTCTGTGCGCGGTTTGGCATAGTGGTGATAAGGTTTTTTCGCCATGGCTTAATCCAGTTTCGGGGCGTTGTTGTTTTGAGCATCGCGTTGTGCGATGAGGGCGGCCAGGTCTTTTTTGCTGTCCTTCCGCATCATTCCAATGAGGGCTGTTGCGAGAGCGGCAGCAACAAACAAAAGCCCGGATTCCGCGTAATGCGGCCCCGGTTCCGCACCCTGTTTCTGAACATTCGCAGGGGGTGTGGTCAGCGTTTCATAGGCGCTGTATAACGCCGCGCCCAGCAAGCTGGTCGGTAGGGTGATTGATACAATGTTCGCGGTAACCATGGCCTTTTTCTCACCGGCGATCCGTGACTCCAGTGTGCGCAAATCCTCTTCATCCGTGGGCGGAAGCGTGACGATGATGTTGTCATCGTTCCATGTTGGGATGGTTTTTTCATCGGTTTGAACCTGCGCCACATGATCCGCAAAAGCGGTGCGCGGGCGCGGCGGCGGTGTACGTGAATCAGCAACCATGGCGTTTAATCCTTGTCGAGTTTCAGGGCGAGCTGTTTGATTTTGAACGGGCCGGGCAATGGCTGGGCGTCATATTCCAGGTTGTTGACGATCAGATCGCGTTGTGGCGTTGCGTGGTATCGACGCGGCGCTTCCGGGTTGCTCATGTCTTTGCCCTATAAATTCTTATGAAAATAAGAGGGCACTCTAGGGCTGGTGGCCCCCATGAGTCAATAATTTTTCATAATATTACATTTGTATGGATTTTTCTTTTTAAATCAACGGTTAATCACGTTGACCCAATCCGGGGTTCCAGTGCCCAGGGCCACGGTTAAGCCCAGAATAACGGCCAGAGCGGCAAAGGTGCAGCCCCAGGCGGCGAGCCCGGTCTTGCCGGCGCGGGGCATGAATTTTTTGCGTTTGTCCGGTGGGATCATGGGGCGGACCAGATCGAGGATGCGGGCGCGGGTGACAAAGCGGGCCGCATGGGTCAGGCCATAGCCGAACAATCCCGCCCACGCGCAATCGACCACGGCCGAGACGAACAAGGGGGCGGGGACCGGAGGCATCGCGGCCCAGAAGGTTCCGCGCCAGCCCCCCATAAACCACAGCGCGTAAAACCCGCCCGTGAGGGCCGTGCCCGCCGTCAGCGTCATGATGCGTGACAAACGCGTCAGGCGGGCCAGCCCCTGTCCGGACAGAGTGATCAGCCGTTCAATCGCATCATGGTCAATTCCGGCGGTGTAGCGTTTGCGCACCATCGCGAAGGCCTTTTTCGGCGGCAACGTGGCGGCCGCGAGCAGGGATGTGGCGATGATTTTTGTGCGGGCGGATTCGTGCAGGTTGTTTTTGACGCTGAACCCGTTTGCGGCCTGCAACAGACGCTCGACGCCCGGTGTGATCAGCCGTTCAAGGAAGGGCGGGAAATGCAGCAATTCGCCGTTAAATCCCAGCATCTGCCCCGACAAAATTTCATCGCCCAGCTTGAAGCGGATCAGGCCCCACGGCAGGCGGGCGTGATAGGGGATGATGACCTCGCCCCGGATATGCTCGGCGGTGCGCAGTTCTTTCTGCCAGGCTTGTTGTTCGTTCCCCTGCAGCACAAACAATTCGGCGTGCCCGTCAGAGACCAACGTGGGGCCGTATTCATCAATCATCGGCGGCAGAGCGACGGGCAGGTCATACAGGTCATAGGCAAATTTGGTCAGGGCATCAAAGCTGACAAAGGCAATATCGCTGATGCGGCCAGACGCGTTGCATTGGGCGCATCCGACGCGGCCTGTGCCGGTGCAGGGGCGGCATTTCATCTGCCCTGTCTGGTGGCAGGCCTCGCACCCGATGACGCGCTTGCCGTGGCAGCGGTTGCAGGGCATCGGCTGGTTTGTGTTTTGATTGCGAATGGTGCCGTTGCCGTGACAGGCCGGGCAATTCAGCGTGCGTTGCCCGCGACAGCGATGGCACGGCAAACGCCCGTCCCCGTTGCACGGACCGCACGCCAGCTTGCCGGTTCCGCTGCAGGGATTGCAGCTGTTATGATGCACAAAACTTTTGTTCAGGCGGTCGAGTTTGATGACCAGATTATTGACGGCAAACCCCTTGTCCGCGCGTTTTTCCAACACGTCGGTGGCGTAATTCACGATGACACTGTTCTTTGTGGTTTTTTCCACCTCGGTTTGAATCCGCATATGAAGATCAGCGGTGGAGCCCACCACTTCGGCATTGCCCTGTTTTCCGGGCACGGATTTGTGCGCGATCTGGTGACGGATTTCGAACAAAGTGCGGGCGTCAAAATTGATGATCGCCCCGTCAAACCCTTCGAGCATGACGTCATCAGCCTTGGCCCCGTTGCCGTGGACCAGCGCCTTCATCCGCTTGGTGGCCAGGGCCAGCAAATGCGCATCCACCGGGTCGATCTGCAACGGCTCGCCTTCTGGTCCGATCATCAGGTCCAGCGTCGCTTGGGTAAAAAGCGGGCGTCCCGTTTGTGGATCAACAGGGCCGGTGTAGGCAGAGGGGTCGTCGGGCGGTAATCCGGTCATGCGGATGGCTTACGCCGCTGCCGATTTCTTCAATGCTTTTTGCAGGAAATCGCGCGTGCGACCATTGGCCAGATCGGCGGACGGGCCGTCGAAATGTTCGCCATTGATGCGGGCAAAGGCATGGTTCACCCCCGGATAGGAATGAATGGTAATCGCCGGGTTGGATGACAAGGTGGATTTGATTTTCGCTTGTGCATCCTTGCTGACGAATTTGTCCTCTTCGGCAATGTGCATCAAAAGCGGGGTTTTAATGGCTTTGCCTTCGGCCAGCATGTCATCCAGCCCAACGCCGTAATAGGATACGGACACATCCACTTTGCTGCGCGCGGCCATCAGGTAGGCCAGCTTGCCGCCGAGGCAATACCCGACGCATCCAACGGACCCCGTGGAATGGGCGTGACCGCGCATGGTGTGCAGCGTGGCGCGCAAATCCTCAACACCCATATCGACATCGAAACGGTTATACAGGTCAAACGCCTTTTTCCATTCCGCTTCGGTTTTATCGGTGATATCGACGCCCGGTTCCAGCCGCCAGAACAGGTCCGGGCACACGGCCAGATAACCCATTTCCGCCATCGCGTCGCAATGGGCGCGCATATCGGCATTCACGCCGAAAATCTCTTGAATCATAATGACGACCGGGGCCGGGGTCACGGCCGGGGTGGCGATATAGGCGGTAAAGGACTGACCGTCTTTGGTCGGAATGGTGATGGTGGACATGGTGGGGCCTCTATTGAAAATGTTTGATTGAAAAACAACACACCCCAAGACGATACAGTGAGATTCATTGGGGGAAAAGGCGGGAATCGGGAAAAGTTTGCGCCCTCTGGGGTGGGGTGTTATGACATCCCCCATTCATAATTGAAAAATATAGAACAGGAGCGTTTTATGAAGGATTCCGCCCCCAAAACAGAGATTGAGCAGTTAAAAGACGCCGTCGCACAGGGCAAAAAGCGGTGCGGACGCCTGCTGGGGTTGAGCTTTGCTTTGGCGGTCGCCGGGACGGCCGGGGTTGTGTATTACGAGCAGGCCCTCGATACGATGCAGGATGCCAATCACACCCTGAAAAAAGATCTGAGCAAAGCCAACCAGACATCGCTTGATGCTTTGGACAAAGCCATCGAGGCCATGACGGAGAATATCCATCTGCACCGCGATCTGGCCAAGAGGGATGAGGCAAGCCACGTCGGACAATTGGTTGTGCACGCTGACGCAATGGCCAAAGCGTCGATGGCCCTGTGCGAAAAAGAAGGGGCCAAGCGCCGCGTCTTGGAGGACGTATACCACGATACAGCCCGCTTTGTTGAAGGTCTGGGCGGCTATACTCATCGGCAGATCGTGCCCGTGGCAGAGACATTGTCGCTGGTGCAGACGCTGCAGGAGCATAATATCCGTGTTGTGGAACGCAACCTGCGCTCGACTGTGAACCCGGTGAT
The window above is part of the Micavibrio aeruginosavorus ARL-13 genome. Proteins encoded here:
- the hemH gene encoding ferrochelatase; the protein is MTQEKIAVVLFNLGGPDKAESIRPFLLNFFMDKNIIRAPLPIRALVARAIANKRTKNEAGTSYGFMGGRSPLLENTQKQADALQKYLQNTQGAKAWKCFIAMRYWHPMSDETARAVAAYNPDRIVLVPLYPQFSTTTTWSSLQQWRKAADAIGLDKPESLLCCYPTEDGFVQASAKHVRATYDAAIAAGHTPRILFSAHGLPEKVVKDGDPYQWQCEQTAAAIVRAAGLDNADWMSCYQSRVGPLKWIGPSTDEALEQAGRDKIGVIVYPHAFVSEHVETLVEIEIEYRHKADELGLPYFGRVNTVMDAPDFIAGLAKQIDLRLNGEKIAAHDNQPSICPAEFSQCCQRRGQDLVNRKHQQKAA
- the hemJ gene encoding protoporphyrinogen oxidase HemJ produces the protein MASFLLTYYLWIKALHIIAIIAWMAGMLYLPRLYVYHADAPKGSDKSETFKVMERRLLRFIMNPAMIASLVFGVLMIWANPDLMKQGWMHAKLGLIVLMFGLHGVFSKWRKVFERDENTRSAKFYKIWNEAPTLLMIIIVIMAVAEPF
- the rho gene encoding transcription termination factor Rho, producing the protein MNLQELKTRSPAELLAFAEELGLDNCNTMRKQDMMFAILKQLAEEGVPIAGAGVLEVLQDGFGFLRSPEENYLPGPDDIYVSPSQVRRFGLRTGDIVEGEIRAPKDSERYFALLKVGSINGEAPEKIRHRINFDNLTPLYPERKIKLELADPTKKGMSQRVIELVSPLGFGQRALIVAPPRTGKTVLMQDIAHSIATNHPDAYLIVLLIDERPEEVTDMARSVRGEVISSTFDEPAARHVQVAEMVMEKAKRLVEHKRDVIILLDSITRLARAYNTVVPSSGKVLTGGVDANALQRPKRFFGAARNIEQGGSLTIIATALIETGSRMDEVIFEEFKGTGNSEIVLDRKISDKRVFPAIDIQKSGTRKEELLVDKATLSKMWVLRRILNPMGTTDAVEFLIDKMRDTKSNDDFFQAMNQ
- a CDS encoding dienelactone hydrolase family protein, coding for MSTITIPTKDGQSFTAYIATPAVTPAPVVIMIQEIFGVNADMRAHCDAMAEMGYLAVCPDLFWRLEPGVDITDKTEAEWKKAFDLYNRFDVDMGVEDLRATLHTMRGHAHSTGSVGCVGYCLGGKLAYLMAARSKVDVSVSYYGVGLDDMLAEGKAIKTPLLMHIAEEDKFVSKDAQAKIKSTLSSNPAITIHSYPGVNHAFARINGEHFDGPSADLANGRTRDFLQKALKKSAAA